tgcaaatattgaaaacaaatgttGAGGTTCGATGGTGAATACTTTAATTAATCGGTAAATTAGTTTTGTATCATGCCTTGTACCATACTTATTCCTTTAGTGACTGATTGTAGCTAGTTTATCAATTATAATAACGGTATTGTAAAACATTTTAAAAGAAGATTACAAACCTGAgatctaggatttttttaacaatATTAGGATTAggacaaattcaaaattcgtcatacacatattgtatgTTTCTCTACATTCAAACTAGGACCGAAATGGCCTCTGTAGTACATACAAGTTGTATCTATCCTGCTGAGTTCTAAGCTGCAGTTTGTCAATTATGCAGTCTAAGGAGGGTCCACAAACCatctttcacctgatcgattGTTTGCCTTGCCTTCTTGTAGTAGTCGTCGTATCTCTTTCGCCATAGAGCTGGGCAAGCTCGGGGTTTATCTTTCACCGCCAATCACAGGCTTCTTGCATACCGCCAAAAATggccctaagcacccgtctctcgaatactccgagtgcttgcaagtccttctgGAACATTGTCCAAGTTTCatttccgtagaggactaccggtctcatcagcgttttgtacatgacacatttggtgcggtggtgaatcttttttgaccgcagtttcttctggagcccgtagtaggcccgacttctacAGATGGCCTCCTAGtatcacgactaacattattatcagccgttagcaaggatgtTGAAAAGTTAAAAAGGGGACCCGGCTCTCTGCATGACACCTACTAGCGAAATGTTGAACAACACCCAAGTAACAACCAAGGTTGTATAGGGGTTTAATAGCGTACTTCATAGCCTAATCTCAAAACCTCCCATGTAGACTTCCCAGTTCTCACATCCTTTTGTAGAACGCTATACAACCATGTCACGGGCAGTTGGCCtagttttattgcaatcattaaaacCCGATATGCGTTCCAGTTCAGGAGCAACGATTTTATATTACACTTCCAGTTTCACATAAAACATGCTAAATAAAACATCCTCCAGACTTGGCGGTTTTGAGAACCAAAACCGTAATCCAgttttttacgctagccataaattaaGGTGAAGCGCTTTACAGGCCATTGGAGAAAATGCATTGGTATTGGTGCAGTTGTAtctttgtatgtatgtgtgaatACCGAATCTCTCACTATTACTAATGcaagtcaatctgtcaaacattatttttgtttggGATTATAAATCGATCCACCTATGGAAACTGATAAATTGTCGATTGTTGACTTTCGATTAATTTTAGCTCAGCTTAACTGACTACATGtctatggttgctacttcgtgattgatgatgatgatgatgatgctacTTCGTGACTGATCAGAGATGGTGTAAATTACACTATGATTCATGTGAATAGAGGTTGGGATTTACCTCCTATTATCGAAGTACACGTTTCAGCTGTTTACAAATctagatcaataacggcgccgaccAAGTCCTTTCAGTAGGAGGTGGaggggaatgttagtgtgtggtaaTTATTGCTACTAGAGATCGAGAATACATCTGCCCACAATACacggaaaatatgttttgtgaACGCATAAATCAAGGATCTACCAAGGAAAGTGATATAGCCCAGGCTATATTTTTTGTTTAGTAAtgcgagcctgggattgaactctcgacctcctgcttgcaaggcagaagcggtagtcaccGAGCTCGTCAATGTTGACTTTAGATTAACCTGATCTTTATTTGGCAGATAATTGCACTGACAATAGTTGAACATGCTCACTTTTCGATTGAGAATGAACGGTGTTAAATAAGAGGCATAAACCTCTGAAAACAAATCAATCGCAACCAAAAATGCGAAAAACAAAATCTGGAAAGCAGTCCCTACTGACAAACAGTAATAAAACGGTTCGTTCTCACCCAATTTCTTTTTAAGACTATATTTTTAAAGCTTTGTAAAACAAGTTAAAACGCATCATCAGTACCGGTGTCCCGTATacatttaaaattataaatttaccgattaccgagaatccaacagccgagatattggcaataatttcaacgaatttcgGTAGAAATATTACCGAGATTTCGGTACACTTTACCGAGACCACGGCAAAAAACCAAATTGCCGAGTTTCGGTAAATATTGATGAAATTTCGCTGAATTTCGGTAGAAAAAATTACCGAGATCTTGGCTACTCCTGGATTCTCGGTAAAAATGTCGCTGAGGTCGACAAAATAATTTATGTGCATAAATTCCCCGAATTAGTTCATTATCATCACAGCCCACGGTTTGCTACATATTGTGAATATATACCGATATTTCACTAGGATATTGttctaaaaatatgaaatacatAAGTTCACTTGATTTATGGTtataatatatttaaaaaaatcttataaaaCTCAATAATAATTAGCATTTAATATCTATAGcattttcaacaacttttttactcagaaaagtttgaaaaattctgcgattttttctacaacatgtttttgaaaaaaatcgtcatCATATTCAACCATACTTTGGATATTATCCATATGATCACTTCCATTCACGAAACAAattaaacatttttaatttttgcggTATGTAGTAAAGATTGCACCTCAATGTTCAAATTCTTCCCGATTACTAGTTTTCCATCCTTCATTCTGCATCCAAATTTATTCGAACACTTCTGAATCGTTTTTAAAACTGTTTCCTTAGTGTCATGTTTCTTTATCAGAAGAACAGTAGTGCCATCCTCAGAAATAGCTATAAAATAGAAGAAATAAggttttctgaattttgttgCATGATGTCATATTACCGTCCGCCACACAACATAGATATTGGTGACATGTATCGACAAACATTTTGCATTCTCCCATATTTACACCATGCTGTTCCTTCAACGAACGGAGTACAAGTCCCACTATAGCTCTTTTACTTTTCAGATAATTCCATGTCGTCGTGGCTTGTAAAATCATATCGCATTTCTTCCATTTATTAGACTCCTTACAGCCTATGATCTCCGGAACAAACTTCGTAAGGATCCGTCCCATAGTTATTTCCTCCATGTCTGTTATCGATGTACTGGAACTCAATTGTTCTCTTGTGGCTTCCGTTACcttaataataaatttttaaatgagatttatatttgaaatccacatatataaaaaaaaagacacacacacacacacacacacacacacacacacacacacacacacacacacacacacacacacacacacacacacacacacacacacagacacacacagaACATAGAgagtggtaaggccacctggaaagccggcaatgcgctggcacgataccatggtgttcttctaaaaaagcgagtcacgatgtttggtgctgcaaggacacgcagctaacctcgagggtgcgttgtgcactagcccccctttgaagcattactttctggttataccgaagggacgatgggcttggcggcaatggaaacggttttgcGGGTCGGGGAAaacagtcctgcctccctcgtttgctgttggaggtagTCCCTAACCCCACACTTCCTTGACGTCTGTTTAGGACCCAGCaagtctgttgagcagattccccctccatttcttagaagaacaaaaaacacacacacacacacatacacacaaatacatacacacagacacacacacacacattcaacAAAAAATTCGCTTTTGCAGCAAAAAcaagcttattcagcttaaattgttagTTGTGATaccacacacacatacgcataCACAGATACGCACACTTCACACACACCT
The nucleotide sequence above comes from Armigeres subalbatus isolate Guangzhou_Male chromosome 3, GZ_Asu_2, whole genome shotgun sequence. Encoded proteins:
- the LOC134222408 gene encoding uncharacterized protein LOC134222408; this encodes MSRGSYQRRVFITVLQHNDGYTWQEQHMRAFTGDDPGFFMQKMIQEKTMSSLRMKKARNKPGYCRRKVTQCIEVEHDYGEEAVTAMEESEDVTHDCTTIESKYKVTEATREQLSSSTSITDMEEITMGRILTKFVPEIIGCKESNKWKKCDMILQATTTWNYLKSKRAIVGLVLRSLKEQHGVNMGECKMFVDTCHQYLCCVADAISEDGTTVLLIKKHDTKETVLKTIQKCSNKFGCRMKDGKLVIGKNLNIEVQSLLHTAKIKNV